The following is a genomic window from Rhizobium sp. NRK18.
CGGCAAAGACGAGCGGAAAGACCATGTCGGTCGTCAGATGCATGGTCTTCAGCAGGGAGGCAGCCGCCTCGTTGCCGGCCAGGCGTTCGCGCAGGTAAAGCAGGCTTTCCGGCGTGGCGAAGACGTCCTTGTCCGGCATCACCGCATGCGGCAATTCCGAACCGAAGCGCCACGGAAACCAGAGACCGTTGATCGCAAAGAGAACGGCGCTGGCGAGCCCCGTCAGCCACAGGGCTCGCCGATTGTTCACATTATCGCCGTCCGGCAACAATCACATGCCGCCCGGATAGTTCGGGCTCTCGCGGGTGATTGTCACGTCGTGGGCGTGGCTTTCGCGCAGGCCGGCTCCGGAGATGCGCACGAAGGTCGCGCGCTTCTGGAATTCCTTGATGTCGCCGCCGCCGACATAGCCCATGGCGGCCTTCAGACCACCGGCGAGCTGATGCAGAACCGCGGAGACCGGCCCCTTGTAGGGAACCTGGCCTTCGATGCCTTCCGGAACGAGCTTCAGCGTGTCGCGAACCTCGGCCTGGAAATAGCGGTCGGCGGAGCCACGGGCCATGGCGCCGACGGAGCCCATGCCGCGATAGGCCTTGAAGGAGCGGCCCTGGTAGAGATAGACCTCGCCCGGGCTTTCGTCCGTGCCGGCGAGCAGCGAGCCGACCATGCAGGCAGACGCGCCGGCGGCGATCGCCTTGGCGAGGTCGCCGGAGAACTTGATGCCGCCATCGGCGATCACCGGAATATCCTGTGCCTGCGCAGCCTCGACGGAGGCCATGATCGCAGCCAGCTGCGGAACGCCGACGCCGGCGACGATGCGCGTCGTGCAGATCGAGCCCGGACCGATGCCGACCTTGACGGCATCCGCGCCGGCATCGATGAGAGCCTTGGTGCCATCGGCGGTGGCGACGTTGCCGGCGACGATGCGGACCGAATTGCTCATCTTCTTGACCGCGCTGACGGCATCGAGCACGCCCTGCGAATGGCCGTGGGCGGTATCGACGACGAGAACGTCGACGCCGGCATCCATCAGCCGCTCGGCGCGTTCCTGTGCGTCCTTGCCGACCGAGATGGCGGCGGCGGCGCGCAGACGGCCCTGGGCGTCCTTGGTGGCGTTCGGGTTGAGCTGCGACTTCTCGATGTCTTTGACGGTGATGAGCCCGACGCAGTGGCCGGCGTCATCGACGACGAGCAGCTTCTCGATGCGGTGATGATGGAGAAGGCGCTTGGCTTCCTGCTGCTCGACCGTCTCGCGAACCGTGATCAGGCCTTCCTTGGTCATCAGGTCGAAGATCTTCTGCGACGGATCGGACGCGAAGCGGACGTCGCGGTTGGTGAGAATGCCGACCAGCTTGCCGCGGCTGCCATTGCTGGCCTCGACGACCGGAATGCCGGAAATGCCGTGCGCCTTCATCAGCGCCAGCGCCTCGGCCAGCGTCGCCTGCGGGCCGATCGTCACGGGATTGACGACCATGCCGCTTTCGAACTTCTTGACTTGGCGGACTTCCTCGGCCTGCTGCTCGGGCGTCAGGTTGCGGTGGATGACGCCGAGGCCGCCTGCCTGGGCCATGGCGATCGCCAGCCGGCTTTCGGTGACCGTGTCCATGGCGGAGGAGAGGATCGGCAGATTGAGTTCGATATCCTTGGCAATGCGGGTCGCGATGTCGGTCTGCCCCGGCATGACCATGGAATGCCCCGGCTGCAGGAGCACGTCGTCGAAGGTAAGCGCTTCAGCGCCGGTTGCCGTGAGAATAATCTGTGCCATGCCAAATTCCTTTTAGAATAGGATCGTCACCGGCCTGATGATGTGAGTCGCTCAGTACGGAACCTTGCAAGAGATTCTTGGAAGTTGGCGAGGGCTGGTAACATGTTCATGACGGGAAGGGAAGAAGGCATTCCATTTTTCTGCCCTCCCCTCCTTTCCGTAGCCAGGAGCCCGGTAGTGGACGACAGACATATGATGCGCAACATCGGACCGAAATCTCGCAAGCTCCTGGAAGAGGTCGACATCTTCTCCCTCGAGAATCTGGCGGAGCTCGGCTCCGTCGAGGCCTATGCCCGCCTCCGTTTCCGTTTCGGCCGGCAAGTCAATCGCAACATGCTGCATGCGCTGGATGCCGCACTTTCCGGATGCCGGTGGACGGACCTGTCTGCCGAACGCAAGGCCGAACTCGACGCGGCTGTCGCCATACGCACGACCCAGATCGCCGGTCCGACCTTACCGGCGGATTAAATTCGTAAGCCAGCCATTCCATTTTCTGCAACTTCCGCTACTTTCCCCTCAGCTTCTCAACACCTTCGATCCCGCTCCGTCATGAACCGCTCCATTCCGCTGATCCTCGCCGTTGCCCTGTTCATGGAGCAGATGGATTCGACCGTGATCGCGACGGCGCTGCCGGCGATCGCCCGCGACCTGCAGGTCGAGCCGATCACGCTGAAACTGGCGCTGACCTCCTACATGGTGTCGCTCGCCACCTTCATTCCGGTCAGCGGCTGGATGGCCGACAAGTTCGGCGCCAAGCGGATCTTCCGCACCGCCATCGCCGTGTTCATGCTCGGCTCGATTGCCTGCGCCTTTTCCGGCAGCCTCCTCGCCTTCGTCGTCTCGCGCTTCCTGCAGGGCATGGGCGGCGCGATGATGACGCCGGTCGGCCGCCTCGTTCTCCTGCGCACCACCAAGCGCAGCGATCTCGTCTCCGCCATGGCGCTTCTGACCATACCGGCGCTGATCGGCCCGCTCACCGGGCCACCGGTCGGCGGCTTTCTCACCACCTATCTCTCGTGGCACTGGATCTTCTGGATCAACATTCCCTTCGGCATCGTCGGCATATGGGTCTCCGGCCTCCTGCTTCCCGACATTCCGACGCGCGGAACGCCAAAGCTCGACATACTCGGCTTCCTGCTGATCGTGATCACAACATCCGGAATCGTGTTCGGCCTGTCGGTGATCAGCCTGCCGGCGCTGCCGACCGCGGTTGGCGTGGTCGCGACGATCGCGGGGATTGCCAGCGGCGTCGCCTATGTCTTCCACGCAAGGCGGCACCCCGCCCCGATGCTCGACCTCAAACTGTTCGACAACAAGGTCTTTCGCGCGGCGGCATCAAGCGGCACGATCTTCCGGATTTCCACCGGCGCCGTCCCCTTCCTGATGCCACTGATGCTGCAGCTCGGTTTCGGGCTCAATCCATTCCAGTCCGGCATGATCACCTTTGCCGGCGCGATCGGCGCAATCATGACGAAGTTCATCGCCAAGCGCGTCTATGCCGCCGCCGGCTTCAAGGCGACGCTGATCACCGCGGCCATCACGGCGTCGATCGCAACGGCGGCCAACAGCCTGTTCACCGCCACGACGCCTTATGCCGTGCTGTTTTGCTTCCTGCTGATGACCGGCTTCTCCCGGTCGTTCTTCTTCACCGGCAACAATGCGATGAGCTATTCGGAGATCGAGGACGACCGGGCGAGCCAGGCAACGTCGATCTCCTCCGTCCTGCAGCAGGTGAGCCTGGCGCTCGGTGTCGCGGTGGCGGCGATGATCTTGGAGACGGCGACTTATTTCCGAGGCGAGGCCTTGTCGGTCTCCGACTTCCACCTCGCCTTCCTGCTGATTTCGATCTGGTCGCTCTGCGCCATCCTGCCGATCCTGAAGCTTCCCGGCGATGCGGGTGCCGCAGTTTCCGGCCACAGACGTCCGGCGGCAGGCGAATAGCCGGCGCTAGTCTTCCCCGGCGCCATCATCTTCGACCTGCCGGCCCTTGAAGCCCTTGGCAAGCAGGAACATCTCCACCGATTCCGAGCGCGACGCGCCGGGCTTGACGTGGACGACCTGACGGAAATTCTGCTTGAGGAAATTCAGGAGATCCCGCTCCGTGCCGCCCTGGAAGGTCTTGGCAAGGAAATGCCCGCCTTCGGCGAGAACCTCGACCGCGAAATGCGCGGCGACTTCGCAGAGATGCATGGTGCGCAGATGGTCGGTGCGGTGGTGGCCGGTGGTCGGCGCCGCCATGTCCGACATGACCAGATTGGGTGCGCTGCCGATCGCTTCCAGCAGCTTGGCCGGCGCCTCGTCGTCGAGAAAGTCCAACTGCAGGATGGTGACGCCGGGGATCGGCGTCATTTCCAGGAAATCGATCGCCGCGACGCGGATGTCTTCTTGCGTCGAATTGGTCACCTTGGCGGCGATCTGCGACCAGCTTCCGGGTGCTGCACCCAGGTCGATGATGCGCTTGGCACCTTTGAGGATCTGGTGCTTCTCGTCGATCTCCAGCAGCTTGAACGCCGCTCGGGCGCGATAGCCCTCGAGCTTGGCCCGCTGCACGTAGGGATCGTTGATATGGCGCTCCAGCCAGCGGCGCGACGAGGCCTTCAGCTTCGTCTTCTTGACCTTCTGGCCAAGCTTGCGACCGGTGCGATTGCCGCCTGTCGGTGGTTTCGTCATCCGTTCCGTCCGCCATTCCTGGGAGTGTTGAAGCGTCTGTTGCGCTGGCGCCGCCAGGCGCCGTCATCGGCCATCATGTCGGTGAGCAGGCCTTCGCGCAAACCGCGGTCTGCCACCCGCATGCGTTTCGACGGCCAGCGGCGGCGGATCGCCTCCAGAATGGCGCAGCCGGCAAGCACGAGATCGGCGCGGTCCGGGCCGATGCAGGGATTGGAGGCGCGCGCATCGAAATTCCACGAGAGGAGCCGCGCCTGCATGGCGGTGACATCGTCGTCATGCATCCACAGCCCGTCGACACGCCGGCGATCGTAGCGCGGCAGGTCGAGATGGACGCCGGCGAGCGTCGTCACCGTGCCGGAGGTGCCGATCAGGTGATAGTCGACGGCATCGTGGCCGCCCACCGGCGGCGGGCATTCGAAGCGCGACAGCATGCCTTCGACCTCGTCGACCATGGCGCCGAACACTTCCGGCGTGACGTCGCGGCCGCCGTGCTTTTCCGACAGCGTGACGACGCCGACCGGCAGCGAGGTCCAGTGGGTGATGTGGTTGGCAAGGCGCGTCGAGCGCCGGTCGGTGACGTTGATCACGGCAATTTCCGACGAGCCGCCGCCGATGTCGAACAGCACGACCGAGCGCGCGTCACGCTCGACCAGCGAGGCGCAGCCGGAAACGGCCAGACGCGCCTCTGTCTCGCGGTTGATGATTTCGAGTTCGAGGCCCGCCTCGCGCTTGACGCGCTCGAGGAATTCCACGCCGTTAGCGGCCGAGCGGCAGGCTTCGGTGGCGATCAGCCGCATCTTGCGGATCTGCTTGGCGGCGAGCTTGCCGGCGCAGATGCGCAGCGCCTCGACCGCGCGGTCCATTGCGTCCTCGGACAGCCTGCCGCTGGCGGCGAGCCCCTCGCCGAGCCGGACGATGCGCGAGAAGGCATCGACGACGCGGAATTGGCCGGGACGTCCCGGCTGGGCAATCAGCAGGCGGCAATTGTTGGTACCGAGATCGAGCGCCGCGTAAAGATGCGACGGAAAGGGTGCGCCCTGTGCCGGGCGCTGGTTCTGGCCGGCCGCGCGCGACGTCGGCGTGGCAGCGGGCGCGTCGGACGCATCGGGCCGCGGGCTCGCGGCCGGGCCGTTCATCGCCACCGGCGTGTGCGCCGGCATCAGCGGCCGACCCTGCAGGCCGCGCTTGTGGCGGTTCTTCTTGCGGTTCTTTCCGGAAGGCCCCTGCCCCGGGACCGGCTGCAAGGCCGTCGTGACCGCGAGCGCATCGGCGGTTTCCGGCCGGGCGCCCGGCGGCTTCTTGCCGCGCGAACGGCGACGCTTCTTGCGCTTGTGCGGCGGTGGTTCCGCGCCATCAAGGCTCTGGACCGGTGTCTGGCGTTCCTTCGGCCCGTTCTGGCCGGAATGCTCCTGTGACGGCCGACGCTTGCGGTTCTTCGACCGGCGGCTCCGACCCTGGCCCTGCTCCGAGCCTGAAGGCTCCGCATGACCGGCATTCACGAACGCCCCGGCATCTGACGGCTGTTGGCCGCTCTCGGGGTCTCTCACGTGTTCAATTCCAGTTACGCCGCGCTCGCCAGGTCTTCAAAGAGGGAGCTGCAGGCGTTCGTTTGATTTTCGTTGACGTGACAATATCAGGGCAGCACGGGATCGCCAACCGCTTTTTCGTCAACGCCGGCTGGAGCCGGGATCGCTGCCGATAGCAACACGTCAAAAAAAATCGTTTTGGGTATTTGCAAGCGCAATCGATTTGGTTATAAGCCGGCCACGAAGCGGACACGGTCGCCCCGGCGACATGCACAGTCTACCCCGTCCGCTTTGCCAGTCCGGGCTAAAACGTCCGCGACACATTGGGGAATAGGTTAACGGTAGACCCACGGACTCTGACTCCGTTAGTCCTGGTTCGAATCCAGGTTCCCCAGCCAATTCATATTTCTTCATAATTTTCAATGACTTAAGCGACCGGAACAAATAGCAACCGGAACAGTTTTCCGCATCACTTTTCCGGAGCACGGGTCCGCTGACCCTGCACCGCGGTCGCCTAACTGCACCAGGCATCCGTCGTTCTTGTATCCGCGGCTTCTGTTGTCTCAGATCGATCTGACACCTCTTTTCGCTCGCCAGCCACCTCTTCGGTTCGGAGCGGATGATGGACGAGGCCGGTCAGCGGCCATGAAATTGCACATAGGCACGGGCGGATCTCGTCAGACCAAACTCTGTTAGGTGCGTCCCTCTCCGCCCGCAATGATATCGATGACAATAGTCCAGATGCTCCAGATCCGAGCTCACCAATTACAATATGAGGCCGCTTGGGCTATAAGGTAGCTCCGGCGTGGCGAAGATCCGCAAGATCTGGTGATTGAGGATACCATGGTCAATTCCCAAAAAGGAAAAGGTGACGAAGATGCAGTCGCCGCTCCGCGTCGAGCAGAGCAGAACCGCACGCCTGAGGAGAACCTGGCCCCTACAAGAGAAGGTGCATTCGACATCGAGGCCTTTGCCGAAGAGGCCATCGCAAGACACCGCGTCATCTTTGACTATCTCGCGGGCAAATGACGGAATGACCTATTGCATCGGAATGATCCTGCGGCGGTCGCCGACAGGCACCAGGAGCCCAACCTAGAGTTCTCATCCCTCAGCCTGGTCTAGGCCTCAAGAATCGAACTCGCACAGCCGGCGATACTTTCTGTGCGAGAAGCGCGTGCGTGCCCCTCCTGGCTCGTTGACGCACAACGCCAAATGCCAAGCACCCCAGACGCGGTCGCCCTAGCGGCAGATAGCTTGAGAAACTCGATCCGCCGTTGTTGTGCGTAGTGCCGCTCTCTCGGGCCGACAGGAGGCCGCCTCCTGCCATCAGCTCGGCATATGCCACCAACTTCCTCGACATAGCCAGCGCCACCGGACCGGGGAACGGCAGCGATCCTAGGGATCGACCGACTGATCTACGGGTAGAACGGTAGCCACAGCGCCGCCTCGGCAACGAGGCTTGTTACCAGTTGCACGGCTAGGCATTTAGAGTTGATCACCCGTTGAAAAACTTGATCATCACTAAAGGGTATCGTATAGTCTTAATCACGAATTCCCCTACCCTTCCTACACGAGACCTACCCCTTATGACCACTTATCGCACATCAAAGCAGGCGATCGCCTATATCCGAGTATCCACTGACAAGCAGGGCGAAACGGGAATTGGCCTGGAAGGACAGAAGGCATCCATACGTGCTTATGCTGATGCGGCCGGCGTCGAGATTGTAGAGTGGTTCCAGGATGTGGCCAGCGGACGCGGCGAAAAGAACCTGGAACACCGGCAGGGTCTCCAGAGCGCACTCGACTTCGCTCAGACCCATGACACTGATCTTCTCGTGGATGGGCTCGATCGGCTGTCTCGCAGCACCAAGACCATCGAGCACATAATGCGCGAACGCAAGGTCATGGTTGTCTCGGTCTCAGAAGGGCGCACGAACAATCGACTAGTGCTCGCCAGCCGTGCCGCGCGCGCGGAGCTTGAAGGAAATATGATCTCGGAGCGGACCAAGCGCGCCCTTCACAGAAAGAAGGCTGAGGGCGTGAAGCTCGGGAACAGGACCAATCTCTCAGAGGCTCAGAAGCTTGGTGCGGATTCCAACAAGCGCCGGGCAGAGGAGAAGGTCAATGAGATCGCCTCGGCTATTCGGAAGAACGATTGGCAGGACCTCTCTGTGCCGGCTCTGGTAGACGCACTGAACGGCATTGGCTTGAAGACCAGCCGCGGCGAAGCTTGGACCGCTGCGGCTCTCCGCAAGCCCCGTAAGGCGGCGCTAGAGGCCATCAAGGCATCCACGCTCGCAGATTATAAGAACCATCCGAACTTTGGTCTTTTCTGAACCGTCCCGCGGTCTTCCAACAGCGGTCCATCGTCGTTTGGCTAGACGAACCGCTCCTGGCTCATGCTGCACTGGCCCGAGCGCCGGCTCTTAACCGCGTTGCGTCCGGCGACTTGCTAGCGGCACAAAAATCTTCCGTTATCCGTTATGTTGTTATTGACACGGTCCGTTAGGATGAAATACTAACGACTAACAACGGAGATTGGACATGGCACTCAGCAACGCAGAACGACAACGGCTTCACTACCAGCGCCAGAAGGACAAGAAAAAGAGAGAGCTTAAGCAACCAGACAGCGTGGAACTGGCAATACCCTCGGAAGACCCATTTTATGAGTGGTTCCAGGGACAAGCCGGCGGTTTCTCTGACTTCGCGCGGTGCTTCGACATTGCCGGCATGGAAGCACCCGATATTGATGATGACAGCGATCCCAAGTCCTTTTCGGGCGAGATCGAGCGCAGTTTCGAAGGAGCGCCGGAACGTAGCCCCTACGCTAACGGTGGCGGATCGCTCGCCAGGGCCGAGATCATGGTCGGCTGCCTGGTTGACGCGGCCTCAGAGCTCGCCCGCATCATCAACGAGTATAAGCGCAACCAGGTGACCAACCAGCTTCGGGAAATCGAGAATGCTGACTTTTCCGATCCCAGCGTCAAGAAAAACGCGCTGACAGAAGTGGTCCGGCTCCAAAAGATGATCGAGACCCTCGACAAGCAGGTGCGCTGGTCCTTTCCTCAATGGAAGCTGACAAGCGACTAGCTCGCTTCTGTCAACGGTGAGGCAGTGATGTAACAACAG
Proteins encoded in this region:
- the guaB gene encoding IMP dehydrogenase — its product is MAQIILTATGAEALTFDDVLLQPGHSMVMPGQTDIATRIAKDIELNLPILSSAMDTVTESRLAIAMAQAGGLGVIHRNLTPEQQAEEVRQVKKFESGMVVNPVTIGPQATLAEALALMKAHGISGIPVVEASNGSRGKLVGILTNRDVRFASDPSQKIFDLMTKEGLITVRETVEQQEAKRLLHHHRIEKLLVVDDAGHCVGLITVKDIEKSQLNPNATKDAQGRLRAAAAISVGKDAQERAERLMDAGVDVLVVDTAHGHSQGVLDAVSAVKKMSNSVRIVAGNVATADGTKALIDAGADAVKVGIGPGSICTTRIVAGVGVPQLAAIMASVEAAQAQDIPVIADGGIKFSGDLAKAIAAGASACMVGSLLAGTDESPGEVYLYQGRSFKAYRGMGSVGAMARGSADRYFQAEVRDTLKLVPEGIEGQVPYKGPVSAVLHQLAGGLKAAMGYVGGGDIKEFQKRATFVRISGAGLRESHAHDVTITRESPNYPGGM
- a CDS encoding TfoX/Sxy family protein — encoded protein: MDDRHMMRNIGPKSRKLLEEVDIFSLENLAELGSVEAYARLRFRFGRQVNRNMLHALDAALSGCRWTDLSAERKAELDAAVAIRTTQIAGPTLPAD
- a CDS encoding MFS transporter, producing the protein MNRSIPLILAVALFMEQMDSTVIATALPAIARDLQVEPITLKLALTSYMVSLATFIPVSGWMADKFGAKRIFRTAIAVFMLGSIACAFSGSLLAFVVSRFLQGMGGAMMTPVGRLVLLRTTKRSDLVSAMALLTIPALIGPLTGPPVGGFLTTYLSWHWIFWINIPFGIVGIWVSGLLLPDIPTRGTPKLDILGFLLIVITTSGIVFGLSVISLPALPTAVGVVATIAGIASGVAYVFHARRHPAPMLDLKLFDNKVFRAAASSGTIFRISTGAVPFLMPLMLQLGFGLNPFQSGMITFAGAIGAIMTKFIAKRVYAAAGFKATLITAAITASIATAANSLFTATTPYAVLFCFLLMTGFSRSFFFTGNNAMSYSEIEDDRASQATSISSVLQQVSLALGVAVAAMILETATYFRGEALSVSDFHLAFLLISIWSLCAILPILKLPGDAGAAVSGHRRPAAGE
- a CDS encoding RlmE family RNA methyltransferase, producing the protein MTKPPTGGNRTGRKLGQKVKKTKLKASSRRWLERHINDPYVQRAKLEGYRARAAFKLLEIDEKHQILKGAKRIIDLGAAPGSWSQIAAKVTNSTQEDIRVAAIDFLEMTPIPGVTILQLDFLDDEAPAKLLEAIGSAPNLVMSDMAAPTTGHHRTDHLRTMHLCEVAAHFAVEVLAEGGHFLAKTFQGGTERDLLNFLKQNFRQVVHVKPGASRSESVEMFLLAKGFKGRQVEDDGAGED
- a CDS encoding Ppx/GppA phosphatase family protein; protein product: MRDPESGQQPSDAGAFVNAGHAEPSGSEQGQGRSRRSKNRKRRPSQEHSGQNGPKERQTPVQSLDGAEPPPHKRKKRRRSRGKKPPGARPETADALAVTTALQPVPGQGPSGKNRKKNRHKRGLQGRPLMPAHTPVAMNGPAASPRPDASDAPAATPTSRAAGQNQRPAQGAPFPSHLYAALDLGTNNCRLLIAQPGRPGQFRVVDAFSRIVRLGEGLAASGRLSEDAMDRAVEALRICAGKLAAKQIRKMRLIATEACRSAANGVEFLERVKREAGLELEIINRETEARLAVSGCASLVERDARSVVLFDIGGGSSEIAVINVTDRRSTRLANHITHWTSLPVGVVTLSEKHGGRDVTPEVFGAMVDEVEGMLSRFECPPPVGGHDAVDYHLIGTSGTVTTLAGVHLDLPRYDRRRVDGLWMHDDDVTAMQARLLSWNFDARASNPCIGPDRADLVLAGCAILEAIRRRWPSKRMRVADRGLREGLLTDMMADDGAWRRQRNRRFNTPRNGGRNG
- a CDS encoding recombinase family protein, translated to MTTYRTSKQAIAYIRVSTDKQGETGIGLEGQKASIRAYADAAGVEIVEWFQDVASGRGEKNLEHRQGLQSALDFAQTHDTDLLVDGLDRLSRSTKTIEHIMRERKVMVVSVSEGRTNNRLVLASRAARAELEGNMISERTKRALHRKKAEGVKLGNRTNLSEAQKLGADSNKRRAEEKVNEIASAIRKNDWQDLSVPALVDALNGIGLKTSRGEAWTAAALRKPRKAALEAIKASTLADYKNHPNFGLF